A region of the Cyanobium usitatum str. Tous genome:
GCGGTGGAGGCCCGCTATGAGCAGGGCCCATTTCCGTTGCCTGCGCCGCGGCAGGAGCTGCTGGCACTGGTCGAGGCGGAGCTGGAGCGGTGCGAGCGGATAGTGGCGGCGCTGGGCGAATCGGACGCCTGAATTGGCTTAGGCCAACTGACTTGGCCCGGGCCGGTTCACGTTGCGGATGGCACGGGGATCCAGCGGCACCGCCTGGCAGGGCAGCTCCACCAGCCAGCTCTGCAGGCGCCGTTCGCCCCGCTCCACCGCCGCGGCCAGGTGGGCCCGGATAGGGGCACTGCTCGGATAGAGGCCCAGCAGCGGTTGCAGCCGCTCGCCGTCGTGGGCAAGCCGGAGCCTGGTCGGGCTCCCTGTTGCTGCGTCCACCAACAGGGCTTGCAGGGCGGCCAGGCTGAGATCCGGCATGTCCACTGGGCAGAGCAGTAGCTGCTCGTTTGGGTGTTGCTGCATCAGCCGGTGCAGGGCCAGCAGCGGCCCCTCCCAGGGCGGCGGTTCGGCAATCAGCTCCAGGGCCACGTAGCGGGCTTTGAGCTCGGCCTGCAGCGCCTCGGAGCGCTCCAGGTGCGGCCCATGGCGGCTCAGCAGGGTGATCGGGGCGTCCAGCTGGGCCAGCAGTCGCAGCGTGCGCTCCAGCCAGCTGCCGCCCTCGGGGTGGCTCAGCAGCGCCTTGTCGCGGCCCATGCGCCGGCTCTCGCCACCGCTGAGCAGGCAGCAGCGCAGGGGGGCCTGGGGCCGGATCAGTTCCAATGGCGTGGA
Encoded here:
- a CDS encoding molybdenum cofactor guanylyltransferase: MDSTPLELIRPQAPLRCCLLSGGESRRMGRDKALLSHPEGGSWLERTLRLLAQLDAPITLLSRHGPHLERSEALQAELKARYVALELIAEPPPWEGPLLALHRLMQQHPNEQLLLCPVDMPDLSLAALQALLVDAATGSPTRLRLAHDGERLQPLLGLYPSSAPIRAHLAAAVERGERRLQSWLVELPCQAVPLDPRAIRNVNRPGPSQLA